The region TTCATCTCCCGGCCGTATCCTGCGCGTAAATCCACAAAAGGAGAGCGAGTTTGAGGGGCGCCGTCGCGATGGTTCTTGCCGGAGGCAGGGGCGAGGCCCTCACTATCCTGACGAAGCACAGGCCGTCTTCGGCTCTGCCATTCGGCGGGAGGTACAGGATAATAGATTTTGCCCTCAGTAACTGCGTGAACTCCGAGATCTTCAGGATCGGAGTTCTGACGCAGTACTCACCTGTTTCGCTGCGCGACCACATAGGCATAGGCCAGCCGTGGGATCTTGACAGAAGAGACGGTGGTGTGAAGCTTCTTCAGCCTTTCGTCAGGAGCGATCGAAGCAACTGGTATCGCGGCACGGCGGACGCCATCAGGCAGAACCTGCACGTAATTGACAGGTCAGATGTGAAGACCGTGCTGATTGTCTCGGGCGACAGCGTTTACAAGATGGACTACAGCGAAATCCTCTCATTCCATCAGAAACGCGGTGCGAAGGTTACGCTTGTTGTCACTCCGGTGTCGAGAGAGAAATCGGACAGGTTCGGAATGGTCGACCTGAATGCAGACTCCCTGGCGACGTCGTTTGAAGAGAAACCGTTGAACAAAAGAGAAGGGCTGGCTTTCACGGGAATCTACGTCTATGATGCGAAACTCCTCACAAAGGAAGTTACGTCAAACCCGGGGCTCTTTGACCTCGTCAGGAATTTCGTCGTACCTATGATCGAGAAGGGAGAACCGGTCCTTGGCTATGTTTTCCGGGATTACTGGGAGGACATGGGAGAGATATCCGCCTACTACGATGCCAACATGGCGCTTCTTTCCAAGAATTCGCGGTTCAACCTTTACGATCCTGATTGGATAATCTACACGAAGAGTGAAGAGAGGCCGCCTGCCAAGCTCGGAGCCGGAGCAGAAGTGTCTGCCAGCCTGGTTGCCAATGGCTGCGAAATAGAAGGGACGGTCCTGAACTCAATCCTCTTTCCGGGCGTGGTCGTTGGAAGAAACGCACTGGTCAAGGATTCGATTCTCATGCACGGGACGGTGGTCTCAAGGAATGCAAGAATCGAGAAAGCCATTCTTGACAAGAGAGTCCGTGTTGGAGACGCGGCAGTAGTTTCGCCGGAAGGGGATCTTTCACCAAATAGCCGGTTTCCGGCATATCTCTCCTCCGGCATTTCTATTCTCGGCAAGGGAACAGTCGTTCCCGGTGGCTTCCGGATTCTGGGAAATTCTATTGTCGAGGGCGATCTCGGCCGGCTTCTGCCTTCTAAGGAGAGCGAGATTTGCTCCGGGAGCTGTTTGATCGAGGAGAAGAAATAGGGCGATGGGGCTTGAATATGCAATGATTCTTGCGGGAGGTATGGGGAAGAGGCTGTGTCTTCTCTCGGAGGGAAGGGCGAAACCGGCCGTTCCTTTCGGCGGAAAGTACAGGATCATAGATTTCACTCTAAGCAATTGCGTGAACTCCGGAATCTATGACATTGGAATCCTCACCCAGTACCGGCCCGGGTCCCTGCATGACCATATCGGGATTGGCAGGCCGTGGGACCTCGACAGAAAGAACGGTGGTGTGAAGGTCCTTCAGCCGTATATCGGTTGGAGGGAAAGCGATTGGTACAGCGGTACGGCCGACGCCGTCTATCAGAATCTTTCGGAAGTGACAGACAGGGGAGTGAAATACGTTCTGGTTCTCTCCGGCGACCACGTTTACAGCATGGACTATGGGAGACTCTTCCGATGTCACATCAGGGCAGGAGCAGAGGTTACGATTGGCGTGGTCGATGTTGACAGGAGCGAGACGAAACATCTGGGGATGGCTGAGCTGGATGCGGACGGGAAGGTCCTGGGCTTTGAGGAAAAGCCTGAGAGCGCAAGGTCTCTTACGGCTTCTATGGGAATCTATGTCTTTACTGCCAGCGCCCTCATCGAGGCCCTGAAGGAAGATTCCAGGGATGAACACAGCAGGCATGACTTTGGACGCGACATACTTCCTGTCTTCGTGAAAAAGGGGACTGCCTATGGATTCAGATTCAGAGGATACTGGCAGGACATAGGCACGCTTGATTCGTACTTCAGGGCAAACCTTGACCTTGTTCACAAGAGTTCGTTGATCAAGCTTGAACGCGGG is a window of Candidatus Eisenbacteria bacterium DNA encoding:
- the glgD gene encoding glucose-1-phosphate adenylyltransferase subunit GlgD, which codes for MRGAVAMVLAGGRGEALTILTKHRPSSALPFGGRYRIIDFALSNCVNSEIFRIGVLTQYSPVSLRDHIGIGQPWDLDRRDGGVKLLQPFVRSDRSNWYRGTADAIRQNLHVIDRSDVKTVLIVSGDSVYKMDYSEILSFHQKRGAKVTLVVTPVSREKSDRFGMVDLNADSLATSFEEKPLNKREGLAFTGIYVYDAKLLTKEVTSNPGLFDLVRNFVVPMIEKGEPVLGYVFRDYWEDMGEISAYYDANMALLSKNSRFNLYDPDWIIYTKSEERPPAKLGAGAEVSASLVANGCEIEGTVLNSILFPGVVVGRNALVKDSILMHGTVVSRNARIEKAILDKRVRVGDAAVVSPEGDLSPNSRFPAYLSSGISILGKGTVVPGGFRILGNSIVEGDLGRLLPSKESEICSGSCLIEEKK
- a CDS encoding glucose-1-phosphate adenylyltransferase family protein, with amino-acid sequence MGLEYAMILAGGMGKRLCLLSEGRAKPAVPFGGKYRIIDFTLSNCVNSGIYDIGILTQYRPGSLHDHIGIGRPWDLDRKNGGVKVLQPYIGWRESDWYSGTADAVYQNLSEVTDRGVKYVLVLSGDHVYSMDYGRLFRCHIRAGAEVTIGVVDVDRSETKHLGMAELDADGKVLGFEEKPESARSLTASMGIYVFTASALIEALKEDSRDEHSRHDFGRDILPVFVKKGTAYGFRFRGYWQDIGTLDSYFRANLDLVHKSSLIKLERGRWVVHTRDLDMPPARFGKKSVARKSIIAGGCVVNGSVTESVLFPGAIVEEGARVTNSIVMNDCWIGPGAILDRVILDKEVHIGNRSVIGAGEEMTPNKECPEHLSSGITIVGKNAILPDGIEVGRNCKIYPGVRPHNFHSAKIASGETIRGELLKLWS